One window of the Exiguobacterium acetylicum DSM 20416 genome contains the following:
- a CDS encoding ABC transporter ATP-binding protein, whose protein sequence is MIAGPKIMGTAITELFEGHMPKFQGVPGAAIDFTKIGQILLWLAGLYIISSLFNYLQQYLMSGIRSKTVYDLREDVNHKLRTPAVKILRWSSERGDTQPRDERYRYDRQYVTTKCDIVHHSIVTIVGILIMMLTISPLLTLISLVSLPVSIFANSSILKRSQKYFADQQRTLGQLNGHVEEMYTGHSVVKAFGHERKAVEQF, encoded by the coding sequence ATGATTGCCGGTCCGAAAATCATGGGGACGGCAATCACGGAATTGTTTGAAGGGCATATGCCGAAGTTCCAAGGTGTGCCGGGAGCGGCGATCGATTTCACGAAAATCGGACAGATCCTGCTCTGGCTCGCTGGACTGTATATCATCAGTAGTCTGTTTAATTACTTGCAACAGTATTTGATGTCGGGTATACGCTCAAAAACGGTCTATGATTTACGCGAGGACGTCAATCATAAACTCCGAACGCCTGCCGTTAAAATACTACGATGGTCGTCCGAACGGGGAGACACTCAGCCGCGTGACGAACGATATCGATACGATCGGCAGTACGTTACAACAAAGTGTGACATCGTTCATCACTCGATCGTGACAATCGTCGGGATTTTGATCATGATGTTGACGATCAGTCCATTGTTAACACTGATTTCACTCGTTTCGTTACCCGTTTCAATTTTTGCGAATTCGTCGATTTTGAAACGATCCCAAAAATACTTTGCCGACCAACAACGGACGCTTGGACAATTGAACGGACACGTCGAAGAAATGTATACCGGACACTCGGTCGTCAAGGCATTCGGACATGAACGCAAAGCGGTCGAGCAATTTTGA